The following proteins are encoded in a genomic region of Mycobacterium sp. 155:
- a CDS encoding sulfurtransferase: MPLPADPSPTLTEYAHPERLVTADWLASNLGRPGLSIVESNEDVLLYDTGHIPGAVKIDWHTDLNDPHVRDYITGEQFAELMDRKGIARDDTVVIYGDKSNWWAAYALWVFTLFGHPDVRLLDGGRDLWVSNGRDTTLDVPSRQTSGYPVVERDDAPIRAYKQDVLDILGKQPLIDVRSPQEYTGERTHMPDYPEEGALRGGHIPTARSIPWAKAAKDSGEFRSRAELEELYGFLKPDDTTVVYCRIGERSSHTWFVLTHLLGLPGVRNYDGSWTEWGNAVRVPVAVGPDAGEVPGAS, from the coding sequence GTGCCGCTGCCTGCAGATCCCAGCCCCACACTGACCGAATACGCCCATCCCGAACGCCTGGTCACTGCCGACTGGCTGGCCAGCAACCTCGGCAGGCCCGGACTGTCCATCGTCGAGTCCAATGAGGACGTGCTGCTCTACGACACCGGCCACATCCCCGGCGCGGTGAAGATCGACTGGCACACCGACCTCAACGATCCTCATGTCCGCGACTACATCACCGGCGAGCAGTTCGCCGAGTTGATGGATCGTAAGGGCATCGCCCGGGACGACACCGTGGTGATTTACGGCGACAAGAGCAACTGGTGGGCCGCCTACGCGCTATGGGTGTTCACGTTGTTCGGCCACCCCGATGTGCGGTTGCTCGACGGTGGCCGCGACCTGTGGGTGTCCAACGGCCGCGACACGACCCTTGACGTGCCGTCCCGGCAGACCTCGGGTTACCCCGTCGTCGAGCGCGACGACGCCCCGATCCGGGCATACAAACAGGACGTCCTCGACATCCTCGGCAAGCAGCCGCTGATCGATGTGCGATCGCCACAGGAGTACACCGGCGAGCGCACGCACATGCCCGACTATCCCGAAGAGGGTGCGCTGCGAGGCGGCCATATCCCGACCGCGCGCTCCATCCCGTGGGCCAAGGCAGCCAAGGACAGTGGCGAGTTCCGCAGCCGTGCCGAACTCGAGGAGCTGTACGGCTTCCTCAAACCTGACGACACGACGGTCGTCTACTGCCGTATCGGTGAACGCTCCAGCCACACCTGGTTCGTGCTGACGCATCTGCTCGGGCTGCCCGGTGTCCGCAACTACGACGGCTCGTGGACCGAATGGGGCAACGCGGTGCGCGTGCCGGTCGCGGTCGGCCCTGATGCAGGTGAAGTCCCGGGAGCCTCATGA
- a CDS encoding cysteine desulfuration protein SufE: protein MSSMPAALAEVVSDFQEVSGQDKLQLLLEFANELPALPPELVEAAMEPVPECQSPLFLDVDASDPDHVRLYFSAPAEAPTTRGFAAILATGLDGQSAAAILAVPDDFYTDLGLAALISPLRLRGMSAMLARIKRRLR, encoded by the coding sequence ATGAGCTCCATGCCGGCGGCTCTGGCGGAGGTGGTTTCGGACTTCCAGGAAGTGTCCGGCCAGGACAAGCTCCAGCTCCTGCTGGAGTTCGCCAACGAATTGCCGGCGCTGCCGCCCGAGCTCGTAGAGGCGGCCATGGAGCCTGTGCCGGAGTGCCAGTCGCCGTTGTTCCTCGACGTCGACGCCTCCGACCCTGATCACGTCCGGTTGTATTTCAGCGCGCCCGCCGAAGCTCCCACGACGCGGGGCTTCGCCGCGATCCTGGCTACCGGGCTTGACGGCCAGTCCGCCGCCGCCATCCTCGCGGTCCCCGACGATTTCTACACCGACCTTGGGCTGGCCGCGTTGATCAGTCCGCTGAGGTTACGTGGGATGTCAGCCATGCTGGCCCGGATCAAACGGCGCTTGCGCTGA
- a CDS encoding acetyl/propionyl/methylcrotonyl-CoA carboxylase subunit alpha yields MANHASSKISKVLVANRGEIAVRVIRAAKDAGLISVAVYAEPDADAPHVRLADEAFALGGQTSAESYLVFEKILDAAARSGANAIHPGYGFLSENADFAQAVIDAGLIWIGPSPQSIRDLGDKVTARHIAARAQAPLVPGTPDPVKNADEVVAFAKEYGVPVAIKAAFGGGGRGMKVARTLEEIPELFESATREAVAAFGRGECFVERYLDKPRHVEAQVIADTHGNVVVAGTRDCSLQRRFQKLVEEAPAPFLTDAQRKEIHESAKRICKEAGYYGAGTVEYLVGQDGLISFLEVNTRLQVEHPVTEETAGIDLVRQQFKIANGEALDITEDPTPRGHSFEFRINGEDAGRGFLPAPGPVTKFEAPTGPGVRMDSGVESGSVIGGQFDSMLAKLIVTGATRDEALDRSRRALAEFNVEGLATVIPFHRAVVSDPAFIGDGDKFDVHTRWIETEWDNTVEPFTGGDPIEEEDTVPRQTVVVEVGGRRLEVSLPGDLALGGGGGGTPAGVVRKKPKPRKRGASGASAASGDAVTAPMQGTVVKVAVEEGQEVSAGDLVVVLEAMKMENPVTAHKDGTITGLAVEAGAAITQGTVIAEIK; encoded by the coding sequence GTGGCCAACCACGCCAGCTCAAAGATCTCCAAGGTGCTTGTCGCCAATCGCGGGGAGATCGCGGTTCGGGTGATCCGCGCCGCCAAGGACGCCGGCCTGATCAGCGTGGCCGTGTACGCCGAGCCCGACGCCGACGCGCCACACGTACGGCTCGCCGACGAAGCGTTCGCTCTGGGCGGGCAGACCTCAGCCGAGTCCTACCTGGTCTTTGAGAAGATCCTGGACGCCGCCGCGAGGTCTGGCGCCAACGCCATCCACCCGGGCTACGGCTTCCTGAGTGAGAACGCCGACTTCGCCCAGGCCGTCATCGACGCCGGGCTGATCTGGATCGGGCCCAGCCCGCAGTCCATCCGCGACCTCGGTGACAAGGTCACCGCCCGCCACATCGCCGCCCGCGCGCAAGCCCCGCTGGTGCCCGGCACCCCCGACCCGGTCAAGAACGCCGACGAGGTCGTCGCCTTCGCCAAAGAGTACGGCGTGCCGGTCGCGATCAAGGCCGCGTTCGGCGGCGGTGGCCGTGGCATGAAGGTGGCCCGCACCCTCGAGGAGATTCCCGAACTGTTCGAGTCGGCGACCCGTGAGGCCGTCGCCGCGTTCGGCCGCGGTGAGTGCTTCGTCGAGCGCTACCTGGACAAGCCCCGTCACGTCGAAGCTCAGGTCATCGCTGACACACACGGCAACGTTGTCGTCGCCGGCACTCGCGACTGCTCGCTACAGCGCCGCTTCCAGAAGCTGGTCGAGGAAGCTCCGGCCCCGTTCCTCACCGACGCACAGCGCAAGGAGATCCACGAGTCCGCCAAGCGCATCTGCAAGGAGGCCGGCTACTACGGTGCGGGCACCGTCGAGTACCTGGTCGGCCAGGACGGCCTGATCAGCTTCCTCGAGGTCAACACCCGTCTACAGGTCGAACACCCGGTGACCGAGGAGACCGCGGGCATCGACCTGGTGCGCCAGCAGTTCAAGATCGCCAACGGCGAGGCGCTGGACATCACCGAGGATCCGACCCCTCGCGGCCATTCGTTCGAGTTCCGGATCAACGGCGAGGACGCCGGCCGCGGCTTCCTGCCCGCCCCCGGCCCGGTCACCAAGTTCGAGGCTCCGACCGGCCCGGGCGTCCGGATGGACTCCGGCGTGGAGAGCGGATCGGTCATCGGTGGTCAGTTCGACTCGATGCTGGCCAAGCTGATCGTCACCGGCGCCACCCGCGACGAGGCGCTGGACCGGTCCCGCCGGGCGCTCGCCGAATTCAACGTCGAGGGCCTCGCGACCGTGATCCCATTCCACCGCGCCGTGGTCAGCGATCCGGCGTTCATCGGTGACGGCGACAAGTTCGACGTCCACACCCGCTGGATCGAGACCGAGTGGGACAACACCGTCGAGCCGTTCACCGGTGGCGACCCGATCGAGGAAGAGGACACCGTCCCACGGCAGACCGTCGTGGTCGAGGTCGGCGGCCGCCGCCTCGAGGTGTCACTGCCCGGCGACCTGGCGCTCGGTGGAGGTGGCGGCGGCACCCCCGCCGGCGTGGTTCGCAAGAAGCCGAAGCCGCGTAAACGTGGCGCCAGCGGCGCGTCTGCCGCTTCGGGCGACGCGGTGACCGCACCGATGCAGGGCACCGTGGTCAAGGTCGCCGTCGAGGAGGGCCAGGAGGTCTCCGCAGGCGATCTGGTGGTGGTGCTGGAGGCCATGAAGATGGAGAACCCGGTTACCGCACACAAGGACGGCACCATCACCGGCTTGGCGGTGGAGGCTGGCGCGGCCATCACCCAGGGCACCGTGATCGCCGAGATCAAGTAG
- a CDS encoding RNA polymerase sigma factor SigF has protein sequence MFRVLGGLDEHTQAYADQREKIVTRCLPLADHIARRFDGRGEAREDLVQVARVGLVNAVNRFDVETGSDFVSFAVPTIMGEVRRHFRDNSWSVKVPRRLKELHLRLGTATSELSQRLGRAPTASELAEELGVDRNEVVEGLVAGSSYNTLSIDSGGGGDEETPAIVDSLGDVDTALERIENRETLRPLLAALPERERTVLLLRFFESQTQTQIAERVGVSQMHVSRLLAKSLARLRDQLQ, from the coding sequence ATGTTCCGTGTGCTCGGCGGACTGGACGAACACACGCAGGCTTACGCCGACCAACGCGAAAAGATAGTCACCAGGTGCCTACCGCTGGCGGACCACATCGCTCGTCGCTTCGACGGGCGCGGAGAAGCCCGCGAAGACCTCGTGCAAGTCGCGAGGGTGGGGTTGGTCAACGCCGTCAACCGGTTCGATGTCGAGACTGGCTCGGACTTCGTATCATTCGCCGTGCCAACGATCATGGGTGAGGTACGGCGGCACTTCCGCGACAACAGCTGGTCGGTCAAGGTACCGCGGCGGCTCAAGGAACTACACCTGCGCTTGGGAACGGCGACATCTGAACTCTCTCAACGGTTAGGCCGCGCGCCCACCGCGTCCGAACTCGCCGAAGAACTCGGTGTCGACCGCAACGAAGTCGTCGAAGGTCTGGTGGCGGGCAGCTCCTACAACACACTGTCCATCGACAGCGGTGGTGGCGGAGACGAGGAGACTCCCGCCATCGTGGATTCCCTCGGCGACGTCGACACCGCCCTCGAACGCATCGAGAATCGCGAGACGTTGCGCCCGTTGTTGGCGGCGTTGCCCGAGCGGGAACGCACGGTGCTGCTTCTGCGGTTCTTCGAATCACAGACTCAGACGCAGATCGCCGAACGGGTCGGTGTCTCGCAGATGCACGTCTCGCGTCTGCTTGCGAAATCGCTAGCGCGGCTGCGGGACCAGTTGCAGTGA
- a CDS encoding ChaB family protein, giving the protein MPKTTRQGKAKQSELPSTLKKSDAKAQRTFAKAHDSAVESYGEGQRAHRVAYSALKRSYEKVGDHWEAKDHKGPSDARARSGGPNAKGASAEGVNASASKKHLLEVARRLDIRGRSTMDKKELVEAIEKENRRETRKR; this is encoded by the coding sequence TTGCCGAAGACCACGAGGCAGGGTAAGGCCAAGCAGAGTGAGCTGCCGAGCACGTTGAAGAAATCGGATGCCAAGGCGCAGCGGACATTCGCAAAAGCGCACGACTCGGCAGTGGAATCCTATGGCGAGGGTCAACGTGCGCACCGGGTGGCGTACTCGGCGCTCAAGCGCAGTTACGAGAAGGTCGGCGACCATTGGGAGGCCAAGGATCACAAGGGGCCATCCGATGCGCGGGCCCGTAGCGGCGGGCCCAATGCGAAAGGCGCGTCAGCGGAAGGAGTCAACGCGAGTGCCAGCAAGAAGCACCTGCTGGAGGTCGCGCGCCGGCTGGATATCCGAGGACGCTCGACGATGGACAAAAAAGAACTTGTGGAAGCAATCGAAAAAGAGAATCGCCGGGAAACGCGCAAGCGATGA
- a CDS encoding LLM class F420-dependent oxidoreductase gives MTRFGYTLMTEQSGPRDLVEYAVGAEQVGFDFEVCSDHYSPWLAGQGHAPNAWPVLGAVAHATNSVHLYSYVTCPTMRYHPAVVAQQAATVQILADGRFTLGLGSGENLNEHVVGQRWPTVERRLDMLGEAIKIIRELLGGDLIDFRGEYFEVDSARIWDVPGEPVTIGVSMTGEKAVEKLALLADHLIDVAPDRAIVDDWRDRRQATGVLPEGRVIGQVPVCWDPDRNEAVRRAHEQFRWFAGGWSVNADLPTPAGFAAATQFVRPQDVASAIACGPDLDRIVESVDEYRNAGFTDIALVQIGGDSQEQFLNEAAKPLLAALRAELD, from the coding sequence ATGACGCGATTCGGATACACGCTGATGACCGAACAGAGCGGCCCTCGCGACCTCGTCGAATATGCGGTCGGTGCGGAGCAGGTGGGGTTCGACTTCGAAGTGTGCAGCGATCATTACTCGCCTTGGCTGGCAGGGCAGGGGCATGCGCCGAACGCTTGGCCAGTGCTCGGTGCCGTTGCGCACGCGACGAATTCGGTGCACCTGTATTCCTACGTGACGTGTCCGACGATGAGGTATCACCCGGCGGTGGTCGCCCAGCAGGCGGCCACCGTACAGATCCTCGCCGATGGCCGGTTCACTCTGGGCCTGGGGAGCGGTGAGAACCTCAATGAGCACGTCGTCGGGCAGCGCTGGCCCACGGTCGAGCGCCGGCTCGACATGTTGGGTGAGGCGATCAAGATCATCAGGGAACTCCTCGGCGGCGACCTGATCGATTTCCGGGGCGAGTACTTCGAAGTGGACTCTGCGCGGATCTGGGATGTCCCCGGCGAACCGGTGACCATCGGCGTATCCATGACCGGTGAGAAAGCTGTCGAGAAACTTGCGCTGCTCGCCGACCATCTGATCGACGTGGCTCCCGACCGCGCCATTGTCGACGACTGGCGAGACCGGCGGCAAGCCACCGGCGTGTTGCCCGAAGGCCGGGTGATCGGGCAGGTTCCGGTGTGCTGGGATCCCGACCGGAATGAAGCCGTCAGAAGGGCTCACGAGCAATTCCGGTGGTTCGCCGGAGGCTGGTCGGTCAACGCGGACCTGCCGACACCCGCGGGGTTCGCTGCCGCGACGCAGTTCGTCAGGCCGCAGGACGTTGCGTCGGCCATAGCGTGCGGGCCTGACCTCGACCGGATCGTCGAATCGGTCGACGAATATCGCAATGCCGGCTTCACCGACATTGCGTTGGTTCAGATCGGCGGCGATAGCCAGGAGCAGTTCTTGAACGAGGCGGCCAAACCGCTGCTGGCCGCGCTGCGCGCAGAACTCGACTGA
- the usfY gene encoding protein UsfY, whose amino-acid sequence MKGPKDPVDHSRTTRPHAGESMKDNVIMPALVVIGLALVLFVACLSAFATGHTEVGFTVGALSAAGFLVGSLWLAFEHIRIRHIEQRWYADHPSVMRQRPSS is encoded by the coding sequence ATGAAAGGTCCGAAAGATCCGGTGGATCACTCCAGAACAACTCGGCCGCATGCCGGTGAGTCGATGAAGGACAACGTGATCATGCCCGCGCTGGTCGTGATCGGTCTGGCGCTGGTGTTGTTCGTCGCCTGTTTGTCCGCCTTCGCGACGGGCCATACCGAGGTCGGTTTCACTGTGGGCGCTTTGTCCGCAGCGGGATTCCTCGTCGGATCCCTGTGGTTGGCGTTCGAACACATCAGGATCAGGCACATCGAACAGCGTTGGTACGCCGACCATCCGAGTGTGATGAGGCAACGTCCCAGCAGCTGA
- a CDS encoding DUF6131 family protein codes for MIVFGAILLILGLVFNVYLLWVVGVILLVAGAIFWLLGSIGRPVGGRRVWY; via the coding sequence ATGATCGTCTTCGGAGCGATACTGCTCATTCTCGGTCTGGTGTTCAACGTCTATCTGCTGTGGGTCGTCGGGGTGATCCTGTTGGTGGCAGGTGCCATCTTCTGGCTGCTCGGCTCGATCGGGCGACCGGTCGGCGGCCGACGCGTCTGGTATTGA
- a CDS encoding bifunctional lysylphosphatidylglycerol flippase/synthetase MprF, with amino-acid sequence MPGLIVVGGAAIILTAWYGLGHSTPQAASAEVVAAAVTVITVGHGMLLGRPITRLHGTLALAAVLLAVVADDIGEVGGFAVFILAAGVLLMLPCRSRAEPDALPQVHRLVDQTHDDPLAPFAMAANKSYVFSTDNSAGVAYRALGGLAVVSGDPIGDENRYPEVVGRFAALCRSRGWRIVVLAASESRIALWLNAGGVGSLKAIPIGRDVVIDVSEFSLSGRKKRNLRQAVQRTHNAGVTTEIIAEQDLDADLRAELADVVRASGRGTAGERGFAMMLGDTLSGRYPDVWLIIARDRLGRAQAFHRYATAAATDLSLELPWRRKGAPNGIDERLTVDMIEWAQRAGIQRVSLAFAPFPELFAKDPTAGIAVHAGYLLAHVGDRLIKLESIYRYLRKFDALKERRYVLFPPTHLLSTLFILLRLEFGHRPDCGPLKTDP; translated from the coding sequence ATGCCGGGCTTGATCGTTGTCGGCGGTGCGGCGATCATCCTCACTGCGTGGTACGGCCTCGGTCACAGCACCCCCCAAGCCGCTTCAGCGGAGGTTGTTGCGGCCGCGGTCACGGTCATCACCGTCGGGCACGGAATGTTGCTCGGCCGCCCGATCACCCGACTGCACGGCACGCTGGCACTGGCGGCGGTGCTGCTGGCCGTCGTTGCGGATGACATCGGCGAGGTAGGCGGCTTCGCGGTGTTCATCCTCGCGGCCGGAGTTCTGCTGATGCTCCCATGCCGATCACGGGCCGAGCCCGACGCATTGCCCCAAGTGCACCGGTTGGTGGACCAGACCCACGACGACCCATTGGCGCCATTTGCGATGGCCGCCAACAAAAGCTATGTCTTCAGCACCGATAACAGTGCGGGCGTGGCCTACCGGGCGCTGGGTGGACTGGCGGTAGTCAGCGGCGATCCGATCGGCGACGAGAACCGCTACCCCGAAGTGGTCGGCCGGTTCGCGGCGCTCTGCCGGTCCCGTGGCTGGCGGATCGTGGTCCTGGCGGCATCGGAATCCCGCATAGCACTGTGGTTGAACGCCGGCGGGGTCGGCAGTCTCAAAGCGATCCCCATCGGGCGCGATGTCGTCATCGACGTCAGCGAATTCAGTCTTTCGGGTCGGAAAAAACGCAATCTGCGCCAGGCCGTGCAGCGCACTCACAACGCGGGAGTCACCACCGAAATCATCGCCGAACAGGACCTCGACGCCGACCTACGGGCCGAACTCGCCGATGTCGTGCGAGCGTCCGGCAGAGGTACGGCCGGAGAACGTGGATTCGCGATGATGTTGGGCGACACCCTATCCGGACGCTACCCCGACGTGTGGCTGATCATCGCCCGTGATCGCTTGGGGCGGGCACAGGCGTTTCATCGTTACGCCACAGCCGCGGCAACAGACCTGAGCCTGGAGCTGCCCTGGCGACGCAAGGGCGCTCCCAATGGAATCGACGAACGCCTTACCGTCGATATGATCGAATGGGCTCAACGCGCCGGAATTCAACGGGTTTCGCTCGCCTTCGCGCCGTTTCCCGAGCTCTTCGCCAAGGACCCGACGGCCGGGATCGCCGTTCACGCCGGTTACCTGCTTGCCCATGTCGGTGACCGGCTCATCAAATTGGAGTCGATCTACCGGTACCTGCGAAAATTCGATGCCCTGAAAGAACGCCGGTACGTACTCTTCCCGCCCACTCACCTGCTGTCGACCCTGTTCATTCTCTTGCGCCTGGAATTCGGCCACCGCCCAGACTGCGGTCCGTTGAAGACCGATCCGTGA
- a CDS encoding PE-PGRS family protein, with the protein MMKLNLGTRIKRDVAPLVFAGAVASAIAAAPFATAQVPGQVASVQPGTIATVPLDPGGGGCINGQCGSGGTDNGPGGGPGGSGCVPGPNGPICGSGGVNGGPGGVPGGGGCVPGMGCGSGHG; encoded by the coding sequence ATGATGAAGCTCAACCTAGGAACCAGGATCAAGCGCGACGTCGCACCGCTCGTGTTCGCGGGAGCCGTCGCATCGGCGATCGCCGCCGCACCGTTCGCAACAGCACAGGTCCCCGGCCAGGTGGCGAGTGTGCAGCCGGGCACCATCGCAACCGTCCCGCTCGACCCGGGCGGTGGCGGCTGCATCAACGGCCAATGTGGGTCTGGCGGAACCGATAACGGGCCTGGCGGCGGACCCGGCGGTAGTGGCTGCGTGCCCGGACCGAACGGCCCGATCTGCGGGTCCGGCGGCGTCAACGGTGGCCCCGGCGGGGTTCCCGGTGGCGGCGGCTGCGTACCCGGCATGGGCTGTGGCTCCGGTCACGGCTGA
- a CDS encoding heme-binding protein, with translation MKLSSRAARRGFASIGAGFLFGGVCAATIAIPAASAAPDQCSAQTLAGTVSSVTGAAHQYLAAHPGADNAVTAAYGKPRDQAAADLRGYFTANPGEYYDLRNILAPIGDAQRQCNVAVLLPDLASAYEQFMAG, from the coding sequence ATGAAATTAAGCAGCAGAGCCGCACGCCGAGGTTTCGCCAGTATTGGTGCGGGGTTTTTGTTCGGCGGGGTTTGCGCGGCCACGATCGCAATCCCGGCCGCTTCCGCGGCCCCTGATCAATGCAGCGCCCAAACTCTGGCGGGCACGGTCAGTTCCGTGACGGGTGCGGCTCACCAGTACCTCGCCGCACACCCCGGGGCCGACAACGCGGTGACCGCCGCTTATGGGAAGCCTCGAGACCAGGCCGCAGCCGACCTGAGGGGTTACTTCACGGCAAACCCGGGTGAGTACTACGACCTGCGCAACATCCTGGCTCCGATCGGCGACGCGCAGCGCCAGTGCAACGTCGCGGTGTTGTTGCCGGACCTGGCGTCGGCCTACGAGCAGTTCATGGCCGGCTAA
- a CDS encoding helix-turn-helix transcriptional regulator, with translation MSAVLLDTEDIGVAEATLSAVFSKLRILVPHPETPAPMRLERSSVGAIGVDTAEYGCSFGYQMDPPTQILVCHVISGGVEQRSPNSEGVRYRPGEVTAFLPSAAPRFDGRVLRGRYHHLVVDPGVLTSVAGIGNPVHLTGAVPVSAAASHQLATLVDYVGGSAANGQPQSSPLLARMLEQHVAAVLLATLPHDAVLEPTSQDRRDSSPVLLRRAIAFIEDNAHTDISLADIAAAVYVTPRALQYMFRRHRDCPPMSYLRRVRLHHAHLELLVGADATSVGEIARRWGFAHAGRFAAYHREHYGCSPQELLRDYGAPAGKPRLATRAHPSSDAANRKSVTNPS, from the coding sequence ATGTCTGCCGTTCTGCTTGACACCGAAGATATCGGTGTCGCCGAGGCCACCTTGAGCGCCGTCTTCTCCAAACTCCGGATTCTGGTGCCGCATCCGGAGACCCCCGCACCAATGCGTCTGGAACGCTCGTCGGTTGGCGCCATCGGCGTCGACACTGCCGAGTACGGCTGCAGCTTCGGCTATCAGATGGATCCACCCACACAGATACTGGTGTGCCACGTGATCAGCGGCGGCGTCGAACAGCGATCGCCGAATTCAGAAGGCGTGCGGTACCGACCCGGCGAGGTCACCGCGTTCCTACCAAGTGCGGCACCACGATTCGACGGACGAGTCCTGCGCGGCCGCTATCACCATCTCGTCGTCGACCCGGGCGTCCTGACCAGTGTCGCGGGTATCGGGAATCCGGTGCATCTCACGGGAGCCGTCCCGGTCTCGGCTGCCGCCAGCCACCAATTGGCCACCCTCGTCGATTACGTGGGCGGCAGCGCCGCCAATGGGCAACCGCAAAGCAGTCCTTTGCTGGCCCGAATGCTGGAGCAACACGTTGCGGCCGTACTGCTGGCGACCCTGCCGCACGATGCAGTCCTCGAACCGACTTCACAGGACCGTCGCGACAGCAGCCCGGTTCTGTTGCGGCGGGCCATCGCCTTCATCGAGGACAACGCCCACACCGATATTTCGCTGGCCGACATCGCCGCCGCGGTCTACGTGACGCCCAGGGCACTGCAATACATGTTTCGCAGGCATCGCGACTGCCCGCCCATGTCGTACCTGCGGCGCGTCCGCCTGCACCACGCTCACCTCGAGCTGCTCGTGGGCGCCGACGCGACATCGGTCGGTGAAATCGCCCGCCGCTGGGGCTTCGCGCACGCCGGTCGATTTGCCGCGTATCACCGTGAACACTACGGGTGCTCGCCGCAGGAACTTCTCAGGGACTACGGAGCCCCGGCCGGCAAACCGCGCCTAGCCACCCGCGCTCACCCCAGCAGTGATGCCGCCAACCGCAAGTCGGTCACCAACCCGTCGTAG
- a CDS encoding UdgX family uracil-DNA binding protein (This protein belongs to the uracil DNA glycosylase superfamily, members of which act in excision repair of DNA. However, it belongs more specifically to UdgX branch, whose founding member was found to bind uracil in DNA (where it does not belong), without cleaving it, appears to promote DNA repair by a pathway involving RecA, rather than base excision.) gives MTARHVEGAEPYIPETTALTGLADAVQGCRGCDLFRDATQAVFGAGPATAAMMLVGEQPGDREDRDGQPFVGPAGRLLDDALRAAEVVRDQVYLTNAVKHFKFTRAAGQKRRIHKTPSRTEVVACRPWLFAELGVVQPDVLVLLGATAAKSLMGNDFRLSVHRGEVLRMPTSALPADHLYPDVVVSIHPSAVLRAPRDMRADAYDGLVTDLRLAASLLG, from the coding sequence ATGACTGCCCGCCACGTTGAGGGTGCAGAACCCTACATCCCTGAGACCACGGCGCTCACCGGACTCGCGGATGCCGTGCAGGGGTGTCGCGGGTGCGACTTGTTCCGTGACGCCACGCAGGCCGTCTTCGGCGCCGGGCCAGCTACGGCCGCGATGATGCTGGTCGGTGAGCAGCCTGGTGACCGTGAGGACCGCGACGGGCAGCCGTTTGTCGGCCCGGCCGGGCGGCTGCTCGACGATGCCTTGCGCGCCGCAGAGGTTGTCAGGGATCAGGTCTATCTGACCAACGCCGTCAAGCATTTCAAGTTCACCCGGGCGGCCGGCCAGAAGCGACGCATTCACAAGACCCCCAGCCGTACCGAGGTTGTCGCGTGTCGGCCATGGTTGTTCGCCGAACTGGGTGTGGTGCAGCCCGATGTCCTGGTGTTGCTCGGCGCAACGGCGGCAAAGTCACTGATGGGAAACGACTTTCGTCTGTCCGTCCACCGCGGTGAAGTGTTGCGGATGCCCACCTCTGCGCTGCCCGCCGACCACCTGTACCCGGATGTGGTGGTGAGTATCCATCCCTCAGCGGTCTTGCGTGCGCCGCGCGATATGCGCGCCGACGCCTACGACGGGTTGGTGACCGACTTGCGGTTGGCGGCATCACTGCTGGGGTGA